A single Glycine soja cultivar W05 chromosome 14, ASM419377v2, whole genome shotgun sequence DNA region contains:
- the LOC114384707 gene encoding uncharacterized protein LOC114384707: MSTSDKPEVVERGSKDEKHKEDDQEEGKGGFIEKVKDFIHDIGEKIEEAIGFGKPTADVTAIHIPSINLHKADLVVDVLIKNPNPVPIPLIDIDYLVDSDERKLVSGLIPDAGTIGAHGEQTVKIPVTLIYDDIKQTYADIKPGSIIPYRVKVSLIFDVPILGRLTLPLEKTGEIPIPYKPDIDLEKIHFERFSFEETIATLHLKLENKNDFDLGLNALDYEVWLGDVSIGGAELTKSAKIEKSGISYIDIPITFRPKDFGSALWDMIRGRGTGYTMKGHIDVDTPFGAMKLPISKEGGTTRLKKKKEDRDYDDDDDDED, from the exons ATGTCGACATCTGATAAGCCAGAAGTGGTGGAAAGGGGTAGCAAGGATGAAAAACACAAGGAAGATGATCAAGAGGAGGGGAAGGGTGGATTCATTGAGAAGGTGAAGGATTTCATTCATGACATTGGTGAGAAGATTGAGGAAGCTATTGGGTTTGGGAAGCCAACTGCTGACGTTACTGCGATTCACATTCCATCGATTAATCTTCACAAGGCAGATCTTGTTGTTGATGTGCTCATCAAGAACCCGAATCCGGTGCCAATCCCTCTGATTGACATAGATTACTTGGTTGACAGTGATGAAAGGAAGCTAGTTTCTGGATTGATACCAGATGCGGGTACCATCGGTGCACATGGAGAGCAGACTGTCAAAATTCCTGTCACTTTGATTTATGATGACATCAAGCAAACATATGCTGATATTAAACCTGGAAGCATCATTCCTTATAGGGTGAAGGTTAGTCTCATTTTTGATGTTCCCATCTTGGGAAGGCTAACTCTACCTTTGGAGAAAACTGGAGAAATCCCCATACCATACAAGCCTGATATTGATCTTGAGAAGATTCATTTTGAAAGGTTCTCTTTTGAAGAGACAATTGCAACGCTTCATTTGAAGTTGGAAAACAAGAATGATTTCGACCTTGGCCTCAATGCGCTCGATTATGAGGTCTGGCTTGGTGATGTTAGCATTGGTGGTGCAGAACTCACCAAGTCTGCTAAAATTGAGAAAAGTGGAATTAGTTATATTGATATTCCAATTACCTTCAGGCCCAAGGATTTTGGCTCTGCACTCTGGGACATGATTAGAGGAAGGGGAACAGGTTACACCATGAAAGGACATATTGATGTTGACACTCCCTTTGGAGCAATGAAGTTGCCCATCAGCAAAGAAGGTGGTACTACCCGTcttaagaaaaagaaggaagatcgTGATTATGATGACGATGACGATGATGAG GATTGA
- the LOC114383573 gene encoding protein DGS1, mitochondrial-like isoform X1 yields MLLAFSEQTKGQKFPVNASDQEMMEIVMDRYEKELMHPIQNLLNGELVRAILIQVQKLKLDTETAMLELNQILRANEINFAVLTALPAFFLSLLLMMLVRGWFKQDTKAEGRGRIARIQRRLLVIEVKKRIMQYQNYVDQGLERDAQYMFGLALYSLDRLYQSVKWHAEATGEWERLREDIIDLAKPRLQTAHKESVISHMVTFECLLPSRNRQ; encoded by the exons ATGTTGTTGGCTTTCAGTGAGCAGACAAAGGGCCAGAAGTTCCCTGTGAATGCTTCAGATCAGGAAATGATGGAGATAGTCATGGATAG GTATGAGAAGGAACTCATGCATCCTATTCAAAACCTTCTCAATGGAGAGCTGGTTCGGGCTATACTTATTCAG GTTCAGAAGCTCAAGCTGGACACTGAGAC GGCAATGCTAGAGCTGAACCAGATTCTACGGGCAAATGAAATCAACTTTGCAGTTCTGACTGCTTTACCtgcattttttctctctcttttactCATGATGTTAGTACGTGGATGGTTCAAACAG GATACCAAAGCTGAGGGAAGAGGTAGAATTGCTCGGATTCAGAGGAGGCTACTTGTTATAGAGGTTAAGAAAAGGATTATGCAGTACCAAAATTATGTTGATCAAGGGTTG GAGAGAGATGCACAATATATGTTTGGATTGGCACTCTATAGCCTGGATCGCCTGTATCAGTCTGTTAAGTGGCACGCAGAAGCTACTGGAGAGTGGGAACG TTTGCGTGAGGATATAATAGATTTGGCTAAGCCTAGACTACAAACTGCACACAAGGAATCTGTGATATCACACATGGTTACATTTGAATGCTTGCTTCCAAGTCGGAACCGCCAGTAG
- the LOC114383573 gene encoding protein DGS1, mitochondrial-like isoform X2: MHPIQNLLNGELVRAILIQVQKLKLDTETAMLELNQILRANEINFAVLTALPAFFLSLLLMMLVRGWFKQDTKAEGRGRIARIQRRLLVIEVKKRIMQYQNYVDQGLERDAQYMFGLALYSLDRLYQSVKWHAEATGEWERLREDIIDLAKPRLQTAHKESVISHMVTFECLLPSRNRQ, from the exons ATGCATCCTATTCAAAACCTTCTCAATGGAGAGCTGGTTCGGGCTATACTTATTCAG GTTCAGAAGCTCAAGCTGGACACTGAGAC GGCAATGCTAGAGCTGAACCAGATTCTACGGGCAAATGAAATCAACTTTGCAGTTCTGACTGCTTTACCtgcattttttctctctcttttactCATGATGTTAGTACGTGGATGGTTCAAACAG GATACCAAAGCTGAGGGAAGAGGTAGAATTGCTCGGATTCAGAGGAGGCTACTTGTTATAGAGGTTAAGAAAAGGATTATGCAGTACCAAAATTATGTTGATCAAGGGTTG GAGAGAGATGCACAATATATGTTTGGATTGGCACTCTATAGCCTGGATCGCCTGTATCAGTCTGTTAAGTGGCACGCAGAAGCTACTGGAGAGTGGGAACG TTTGCGTGAGGATATAATAGATTTGGCTAAGCCTAGACTACAAACTGCACACAAGGAATCTGTGATATCACACATGGTTACATTTGAATGCTTGCTTCCAAGTCGGAACCGCCAGTAG
- the LOC114385232 gene encoding cation/H(+) antiporter 3-like, producing MGTNETLLSINRTIFINATFDNYNSDPDRKFIYYNVSIDMPSKIVSDGIWGNKNYGALLSRSTMPVLELQILTIFVITQCFHFVLRRLGFPYFVSQMMAGFVLGPSLKIEALAKFKVMLFPYGSEDVLNLVTGIGYLFFLFLNGVTMDFSMITKTGKKAWTIALSSLMIPTFIGLFVCYSFMGYLQQSLGEFDGGKLPVIVVGHSGVSFPVVASLLSDLEILNSELGRLALSSAFSMDVISEVMRGFGTAVVSSLKLDSHDKGEGKGPKLALITSINYVAFMTLTIVIARPAMRWVVRNTPEGRSVKKTHTSMVILMAILVGLFGVVANQTVLGGVLLVGLLVPEGPPLGSELVKQLEMFNTWFLVPIFVTCCAMKVDVSTPISSELVLVVVTIVVVVHLVKMLITVGICRYCNMPKTDGFCLALLLSCKGVVDFVNDVFLFDSFLMSNETISMMAISVLVLGSIARIGVKSLYDPARKYAGYQKRNILNLKPNSELRVVACIHKPSHINSVKNVLDICCPTTANPLVVHVLHLIELVGRSSPIFISHRLQERLSSGHNYSEDIIVTFDLFEHDNAGTASVSTYTAVSPLRFMHDDICYLALDKLASIILLPFHIRWGEDGGVESTDENMRTLNSKVLERAPCSVGILVNRSSSSSTHQSPLMKQIAMIFLGGADDREALCLARRTIKDYDCNLVVYHLVSSQSEANWNLMLDDEVLKSVKGYYGTIENVSYEKVSIEQPSETTAFVSDIANRHDFFIVGRRNGIKSPQTAALESWTEFSELGVIGDLLASSDTNTNASILVVQQQQMPKSS from the exons ATGGGGACAAACGAGACCCTATTGAGCATAAACAGAACAATTTTCATTAATGCTACGTTCGACAACTATAATTCAGACCCAGACAGaaaatttatttactataaTGTTTCCATTGATATGCCATCCAAGATAGTATCCGATGGCATATGGGGTAACAAAAATTATGGCGCTTTACTCTCAAGATCCACAATGCCAGTGTTAGAGCTTCAAATTCTCACCATTTTTGTCATCACGCAATGCTTTCATTTTGTGCTTAGGCGCCTTGGCTTCCCTTATTTCGTTTCACAAATGAtg GCAGGGTTTGTTCTAGGCCCTTCTCTGAAGATAGAAGCATTGGCCAAATTCAAAGTGATGCTGTTCCCTTACGGGAGTGAAGACGTATTGAACCTAGTAACAGGGATTGGATACTTATTCTTCCTGTTCCTAAATGGGGTGACTATGGATTTCAGCATGATAACAAAAACTGGGAAGAAAGCTTGGACAATAGCTCTTTCGTCCCTTATGATTCCCACTTTCATTGGTCTCTTTGTATGCTACAGTTTCATGGGGTACTTACAACAATCCCTAGGAGAGTTCGATGGAGGAAAACTTCCGGTGATAGTAGTGGGCCACAGTGGTGTTTCCTTCCCCGTGGTAGCTTCTCTACTCTCTGATCTTGAGATATTGAACTCTGAACTTGGACGCTTAGCACTCTCATCAGCATTTTCCATGGATGTGATAAGCGAAGTTATGAGGGGATTTGGCACTGCTGTTGTGAGTAGCCTTAAACTCGATTCTCACGATAAAGGTGAAGGAAAGGGACCTAAACTTGCACTCATCACTTCCATAAACTATGTTGCTTTCATGACACTTACGATTGTGATTGCACGCCCGGCAATGAGGTGGGTTGTGAGGAATACCCCAGAAGGAAgatctgtgaagaaaacacaCACATCAATGGTGATTCTCATGGCCATATTGGTAGGGTTGTTTGGAGTTGTGGCTAACCAGACAGTGTTAGGTGGGGTTTTACTCGTTGGTCTTCTTGTGCCAGAAGGTCCTCCATTGGGCTCTGAATTGGTGAAGCAGCTTGAGATGTTCAACACATGGTTCCTTGTTCCAATCTTTGTCACGTGTTGTGCCATGAAGGTCGATGTTTCCACGCCTATTAGTTCCGAGTTGGTTCTAGTTGTGGTtaccattgttgttgttgtgcatTTGGTTAAGATGCTTATAACTGTTGGGATTTGCCGCTATTGCAACATGCCCAAAACGGATGGTTTCTGCCTCGCTCTCTTGTTGAGCTGCAAAGGTGTCGTCGACTTTGTCAACGACgtctttctctttgattcattT TTAATGAGCAATGAAACTATCTCCATGATGGCTATATCAGTGCTTGTGTTGggaagcattgcacgcattggGGTGAAATCCTTATACGACCCAGCAAGGAAATACGCAGGGTATCAGAAAAGGAACATACTGAACTTGAAACCCAATTCAGAGCTTCGGGTTGTTGCATGCATCCACAAACCAAGCCACATAAATTCCGTAAAAAATGTTCTTGACATTTGTTGCCCCACAACAGCCAACCCCTTAGTGGTTCACGTCTTGCATCTGATTGAGTTAGTTGGTAGATCCTCTCCCATCTTCATCTCACACCGTCTCCAAGAAAGGCTTAGCTCAGGCCACAACTACTCTGAAGATATCATTGTAACATTCGACCTCTTTGAACATGACAATGCTGGCACTGCATCAGTTAGCACCTACACAGCCGTTTCTCCACTACGTTTCATGCATgatgatatttgttaccttgCATTGGACAAACTCGCTTCCATCATCTTACTTCCATTTCACATAAGATGGGGTGAGGATGGTGGTGTTGAATCAACTGATGAAAACATGAGAACTCTCAACTCTAAGGTCCTTGAAAGAGCACCATGCTCCGTGGGGATTCTCGTGAACCGAagctcttcttcttctactcatcAAAGCCCTTTAATGAAGCAAATAGCAATGATCTTTTTGGGGGGTGCAGATGATAGAGAGGCACTGTGCTTGGCTAGGAGGACCATCAAAGATTATGATTGTAACTTGGTTGTGTACCACTTGGTTTCTAGCCAAAGTGAGGCAAATTGGAACCTCATGCTCGATGATGAGGTGCTGAAGAGTGTTAAGGGCTATTATGGTACCATTGAGAATGTGTCATACGAAAAGGTTTCTATTGAGCAACCTTCTGAGACCACTGCTTTTGTGTCGGATATTGCAAATCGGCATGATTTTTTCATAGTTGGGAGACGTAATGGGATCAAATCGCCACAGACAGCAGCACTTGAAAGTTGGACAGAGTTTTCTGAGTTGGGTGTGATTGGAGATTTGCTTGCTTCCTCTGATACCAATACTAATGCTTCAATTCTAGTTGTGCAGCAACAACAAATGCCCAAGTCGTCATGA
- the LOC114385233 gene encoding cation/H(+) antiporter 4-like — translation MGTNDTLFSINKTIYNKVVFDDYNSDPDGRFLFYNITIDMPSKIVSDGIWGNRDYGALISRATMPLLETQILCIFVITQCFHLVLRRLGFPYFVSQMMAGFVLGPSLKIEALRKFKMMLFPYGSEDVLNLVSGFGYALFLFLNGVKMDFSMITRTGKKAWTIALSSLMIPTFIGLFVCYSFMGQAQKALGEFDGGKLPVIVIGHSGCSFPVVASLLSDLEILNSELGRLALSAALVMDVISQVVRGLGTAVVSSLRLDSHDHAPGKGPKLATYTAIKFFIFIALTIVIARPAMRWIVRNTPEGRPVKKAYMYIVFLMTLCAGLLGVWANQTVLGGMLLFGLLVPEGPPLGSQLVKQFEMINSWFLLPIFVTCCAMKVDISTLKSGTLVLVVVSIIVCVHLVKMLLTVGICRYCNMPKTDGLCLALMLSCKGVVDYVTSIFLFDSMLMSNETVSMTAISVLVLGSIARIGVKSLYNPARKYAGYQKRNILSLKPNSELRVVACIQKPSHINSVKNALEIWCPTITNPLVVHVLHLMELVGRSSPIFISHRLQERVSHPSHINYSEDVIVAFDLFEHDNAGTTSVSTYTAISPPRFMHDDICYLALDKLASIILLPFHIRWGEDGGIESTDVNMRALNSKVLERAPCSVGILVNRGSSSSSMKQIAVIFLGGSDDREALCLAKRAIKDCDCNLVVYHLVSSQNEVANCVHDQA, via the exons ATGGGGACAAACGATACCCTATTCAGcataaacaaaacaatttaCAATAAAGTTGTGTTTGACGACTACAATTCAGACCCAGACGGAAGATTCCTTTTCTATAATATTACCATTGACATGCCATCCAAGATAGTATCCGATGGCATATGGGGTAACAGAGATTATGGTGCTTTAATTTCAAGAGCCACAATGCCACTGTTGGAGACCCAAATTCTCTGCATTTTCGTCATCACGCAATGCTTTCATTTGGTGCTTAGGCGCCTAGGCTTCCCTTATTTCGTTTCACAAATGATG GCTGGGTTTGTTCTAGGCCCTTCTCTGAAGATAGAGGCattgagaaaattcaaaatgatgttGTTCCCCTACGGGAGTGAAGACGTGTTGAACCTAGTATCAGGGTTTGGGTACGCATTATTCCTCTTCCTGAACGGGGTGAAGATGGATTTCAGCATGATAACCAGAACAGGGAAGAAAGCTTGGACAATAGCTCTTTCGTCCCTTATGATTCCCACTTTCATTGGTCTCTTTGTATGCTACAGTTTCATGGGGCAGGCGCAAAAAGCCCTTGGAGAGTTCGATGGAGGAAAGCTACCCGTGATAGTAATAGGGCACAGTGGTTGTTCCTTCCCTGTGGTAGCTTCTCTACTCTCTGATCTTGAGATATTGAACTCTGAACTTGGTCGCTTAGCACTATCAGCAGCACTTGTGATGGATGTGATAAGCCAAGTTGTGAGAGGACTAGGCACTGCTGTTGTGAGCAGCCTTAGACTCGATTCTCATGACCATGCCCCAGGCAAGGGACCTAAACTTGCAACCTACACAGCCATaaaattcttcatttttatAGCATTAACAATTGTGATCGCACGCCCCGCAATGAGGTGGATTGTGAGGAACACACCAGAAGGAAGACCtgtgaagaaagcatacatgtACATTGTGTTCCTCATGACCCTTTGCGCAGGGTTGCTTGGAGTGTGGGCTAACCAGACTGTGTTAGGTGGGATGTTACTCTTTGGTCTTCTTGTGCCAGAAGGTCCTCCATTGGGCTCCCAATTGGTCAAGCAGTTTGAGATGATCAACTCATGGTTCCTTTTGCCAATCTTTGTCACATGTTGTGCCATGAAGGTCGATATTTCCACGCTTAAGAGTGGCACGTTGGTTCTCGTTGTGGTCTCAATAATTGTTTGTGTGCATTTGGTTAAGATGCTTCTAACTGTTGGAATTTGCCGGTATTGCAACATGCCCAAAACGGATGGTTTGTGCCTCGCTCTCATGTTGAGTTGCAAAGGTGTCGTCGACTACGTCACCAGCATCTTTCTATTTGATTCAATG TTAATGAGCAATGAAACAGTCTCCATGACGGCTATATCAGTGCTTGTGTTGggaagcattgcacgcattggGGTGAAATCTCTATACAACCCAGCAAGGAAGTACGCAGGGTATCAGAAAAGGAACATACTGAGCTTGAAACCCAATTCAGAGCTTCGGGTGGTTGCATGCATCCAGAAACCAAGCCACATAAATTCCGTAAAAAACGCTCTTGAAATTTGGTGCCCCACAATAACAAACCCCTTGGTGGTTCACGTCTTGCATTTGATGGAGTTAGTTGGCAGATCCTCTCCCATCTTCATCTCACACCGTCTCCAAGAAAGGGTTAGCCACCCAAGCCACATTAACTACTCCGAAGATGTCATTGTGGCATTCGACCTCTTTGAACATGACAATGCTGGCACTACATCAGTCAGCACCTACACGGCCATATCTCCACCACGTTTCATGCATgatgatatttgttaccttgCATTGGACAAACTCGCTTCCATCATCTTACTTCCATTTCACATAAGATGGGGCGAGGATGGTGGTATTGAATCAACTGATGTAAACATGAGAGCTCTCAACTCTAAGGTACTTGAGAGAGCACCATGCTCCGTGGGGATTCTCGTGAATAGagggtcttcttcttcttcaatgaAGCAAATAGCAGTGATCTTTCTAGGGGGTTCAGATGATAGAGAGGCACTATGCTTGGCTAAGAGGGCCATCAAAGATTGCGATTGTAACTTGGTTGTGTACCACTTGGTTTCTAGCCAAAATGAGGTGGCAAACTGCGTTCATGATCAAGCATGA
- the LOC114385234 gene encoding cation/H(+) antiporter 4-like → MGTNDTLFSINKTIYNKVVFDDYNSDPDGRFLFYNITIDMPSKIVSDGIWGNRDYGALISRATMPLLETQILCIFVITQCFHLVLRRLGFPYFVSQMMAGFVLGPSLKIEALRKFKMMLFPYGSEDVLNLVSGFGYALFLFLNGVKMDFSMITRTGKKAWTIALSSLMIPTFIGLFVCYSFMGQAQKALGEFDGGKLPVIVIGHSGCSFPVVASLLSDLEILNSELGRLALSAALVMDVISQVVRGLGTAVVSSLRLDSHDHAPGKGPKLATYTAIKFFIFIALTIVIARPAMRWIVRNTPEGRPVKKAYMYIVFLMTLCAGLLGVWANQTVLGGMLLFGLLVPEGPPLGSQLVKQFEMINSWFLLPIFVTCCAMKVDISTLKSGTLVLVVVSIIVCVHLVKMLLTVGICRYCNMPKTDGLCLALMLSCKGVVDYVTSIFLFDSMLMSNETVSMTAISVLVLGSIARIGVKSLYNPARKYAGYQKRNILSLKPNSELRVVACIQKPSHINSVKNALEIWCPTITNPLVVHVLHLMELVGRSSPIFISHRLQERVSHPSHINYSEDVIVAFDLFEHDNAGTTSVSTYTAISPPRFMHDDICYLALDKLASIILLPFHIRWGEDGGIESTDVNMRALNSKVLERAPCSVGILVNRGSSSSSMKQIAVIFLGGSDDREPK, encoded by the exons ATGGGGACAAACGATACCCTATTCAGcataaacaaaacaatttaCAATAAAGTTGTGTTTGACGACTACAATTCAGACCCAGACGGAAGATTCCTTTTCTATAATATTACCATTGACATGCCATCCAAGATAGTATCCGATGGCATATGGGGTAACAGAGATTATGGTGCTTTAATTTCAAGAGCCACAATGCCACTGTTGGAGACCCAAATTCTCTGCATTTTCGTCATCACGCAATGCTTTCATTTGGTGCTTAGGCGCCTAGGCTTCCCTTATTTCGTTTCACAAATGATG GCTGGGTTTGTTCTAGGCCCTTCTCTGAAGATAGAGGCattgagaaaattcaaaatgatgttGTTCCCCTACGGGAGTGAAGACGTGTTGAACCTAGTATCAGGGTTTGGGTACGCATTATTCCTCTTCCTGAACGGGGTGAAGATGGATTTCAGCATGATAACCAGAACAGGGAAGAAAGCTTGGACAATAGCTCTTTCGTCCCTTATGATTCCCACTTTCATTGGTCTCTTTGTATGCTACAGTTTCATGGGGCAGGCGCAAAAAGCCCTTGGAGAGTTCGATGGAGGAAAGCTACCCGTGATAGTAATAGGGCACAGTGGTTGTTCCTTCCCTGTGGTAGCTTCTCTACTCTCTGATCTTGAGATATTGAACTCTGAACTTGGTCGCTTAGCACTATCAGCAGCACTTGTGATGGATGTGATAAGCCAAGTTGTGAGAGGACTAGGCACTGCTGTTGTGAGCAGCCTTAGACTCGATTCTCATGACCATGCCCCAGGCAAGGGACCTAAACTTGCAACCTACACAGCCATaaaattcttcatttttatAGCATTAACAATTGTGATCGCACGCCCCGCAATGAGGTGGATTGTGAGGAACACACCAGAAGGAAGACCtgtgaagaaagcatacatgtACATTGTGTTCCTCATGACCCTTTGCGCAGGGTTGCTTGGAGTGTGGGCTAACCAGACTGTGTTAGGTGGGATGTTACTCTTTGGTCTTCTTGTGCCAGAAGGTCCTCCATTGGGCTCCCAATTGGTCAAGCAGTTTGAGATGATCAACTCATGGTTCCTTTTGCCAATCTTTGTCACATGTTGTGCCATGAAGGTCGATATTTCCACGCTTAAGAGTGGCACGTTGGTTCTCGTTGTGGTCTCAATAATTGTTTGTGTGCATTTGGTTAAGATGCTTCTAACTGTTGGAATTTGCCGGTATTGCAACATGCCCAAAACGGATGGTTTGTGCCTCGCTCTCATGTTGAGTTGCAAAGGTGTCGTCGACTACGTCACCAGCATCTTTCTATTTGATTCAATG TTAATGAGCAATGAAACAGTCTCCATGACGGCTATATCAGTGCTTGTGTTGggaagcattgcacgcattggGGTGAAATCTCTATACAACCCAGCAAGGAAGTACGCAGGGTATCAGAAAAGGAACATACTGAGCTTGAAACCCAATTCAGAGCTTCGGGTGGTTGCATGCATCCAGAAACCAAGCCACATAAATTCCGTAAAAAACGCTCTTGAAATTTGGTGCCCCACAATAACAAACCCCTTGGTGGTTCACGTCTTGCATTTGATGGAGTTAGTTGGCAGATCCTCTCCCATCTTCATCTCACACCGTCTCCAAGAAAGGGTTAGCCACCCAAGCCACATTAACTACTCCGAAGATGTCATTGTGGCATTCGACCTCTTTGAACATGACAATGCTGGCACTACATCAGTCAGCACCTACACGGCCATATCTCCACCACGTTTCATGCATgatgatatttgttaccttgCATTGGACAAACTCGCTTCCATCATCTTACTTCCATTTCACATAAGATGGGGCGAGGATGGTGGTATTGAATCAACTGATGTAAACATGAGAGCTCTCAACTCTAAGGTACTTGAGAGAGCACCATGCTCCGTGGGGATTCTCGTGAATAGagggtcttcttcttcttcaatgaAGCAAATAGCAGTGATCTTTCTAGGGGGTTCAGATGATAGAGAG CCAAAATGA